Proteins encoded by one window of Desulfovibrio ferrophilus:
- a CDS encoding GAF domain-containing protein, with product MAATTFESDTRLLNQILEHRLEQDDIRRLLGTLSSSDREEFLGKLADVLGKMNALLDVSNRLADSLSLDVLFRRLVEITSAAVNADRGTIFLNDAETNELFSRVAMGDTPQEIRFPNDKGIAGAVFTSAKAIIIPDAYADERFNPEVDKKTGYRTRNIITAPIRTKQSEVVGVLQLLNKKEGDFSESDLSLLEALASQASSALQNAQLFEQVERAREEETYLQELTQAISTELHLLPLLQKIMDTSTKILQADRSTLFLNDEKTHELWSQVAQGMDHLEIRFPNSMGIAGEVFTSKKTVNIPDAYADARFNQAVDKKTGYKTDTILCCPVLNKEAKVIGVTQVLNKEGGPFNRLDERRLKSFSAQAAIAIENAKLFEDVLNMKNYSESMLQSMSNGVLTLSATGRVEKCNRAAAKILCREMDEFIDRDVVDLFSGANQWVVEMVSKVAAKGEPDIAVDAELFVCDDKTLTVNFNAVPLKNSKLELLGTMLVFEDISGEKRLKGTLARYMTKEVADKLLEGGDDMLGGKSQEATVLFSDIRSFTTLSETLGAEETVSMLNEYFTIMVDILFEHQGILDKYIGDAIMAVFGTPFATGHDEDNAVSAAVDMMRALYAFNIDRASRGKQTVNIGIGVNTNPVVVGNIGSLRRMDYTAIGDGVNLAARLESACKTYRSNILVSEFTCAKLQDSYIMREADRMTVKGKTRPVAVYEVLDFHTSETFPHMEQALEFFAKGQQVCRGRDFEGALALFEQVLGLHPGDGLSSVWAERCRYYLENPPPEDWDGSWVMLTK from the coding sequence ATGGCAGCCACGACGTTTGAGTCCGATACCAGACTTCTCAATCAGATTCTTGAGCACCGGCTGGAGCAGGATGATATCAGGCGCCTGCTGGGGACGCTTTCGTCCTCGGACCGCGAGGAATTTCTGGGCAAACTGGCCGATGTTCTGGGCAAGATGAATGCGCTGCTGGATGTGTCCAACCGGCTGGCGGATTCCCTGTCTCTGGATGTGCTGTTCCGGCGTCTGGTGGAGATTACTTCGGCTGCAGTCAATGCCGACCGCGGTACGATTTTTCTCAATGATGCAGAGACCAATGAATTGTTCTCGCGGGTTGCAATGGGGGATACCCCGCAGGAAATCCGTTTTCCCAATGACAAGGGGATTGCCGGGGCTGTGTTTACTTCTGCCAAGGCCATTATCATTCCCGATGCCTATGCAGACGAGCGCTTCAACCCCGAGGTGGACAAGAAGACCGGCTACCGAACTCGAAATATCATTACCGCACCCATCCGTACCAAACAGTCCGAGGTGGTGGGTGTGCTGCAATTGCTGAACAAGAAGGAGGGCGACTTTTCGGAGTCTGATCTCTCCTTGCTGGAAGCCTTGGCTTCGCAAGCCTCCTCTGCCTTGCAGAATGCCCAACTCTTTGAGCAGGTTGAGCGAGCCCGTGAAGAGGAGACCTATCTTCAGGAGCTGACTCAGGCCATCTCCACCGAGCTGCATCTGCTGCCTTTGCTGCAAAAGATCATGGATACCTCCACAAAGATTCTCCAGGCTGACCGAAGTACCCTGTTCCTGAATGATGAAAAGACCCATGAACTCTGGTCGCAGGTGGCGCAGGGCATGGATCATCTGGAGATCAGGTTCCCCAATTCCATGGGCATTGCGGGGGAGGTTTTTACCAGTAAAAAAACCGTCAATATCCCGGATGCCTATGCAGATGCGCGTTTCAATCAGGCTGTGGACAAGAAGACCGGCTATAAGACAGACACCATTCTCTGCTGTCCTGTATTGAACAAGGAGGCCAAGGTTATCGGCGTGACCCAGGTCCTGAACAAAGAGGGAGGCCCCTTTAACCGGCTGGACGAGCGCAGGCTCAAATCCTTCTCTGCTCAGGCGGCCATTGCCATCGAGAACGCCAAGCTCTTTGAGGATGTTCTGAATATGAAGAACTATTCCGAAAGTATGCTGCAAAGCATGAGCAATGGCGTGCTGACGCTTTCGGCTACAGGCCGCGTGGAAAAATGCAACCGTGCTGCAGCGAAGATCCTGTGCCGCGAGATGGACGAATTTATTGATCGCGACGTTGTCGATCTGTTCAGCGGGGCCAATCAGTGGGTGGTGGAAATGGTCTCCAAGGTGGCGGCCAAGGGCGAGCCTGACATCGCCGTGGATGCCGAGTTGTTCGTGTGTGATGACAAGACCCTCACCGTGAATTTTAATGCCGTGCCACTCAAGAACTCCAAGTTGGAGCTGCTCGGCACCATGCTGGTGTTCGAGGATATCAGCGGTGAGAAACGCCTCAAGGGAACCTTGGCCCGATACATGACCAAGGAGGTGGCGGACAAGCTGCTGGAGGGCGGCGACGACATGCTGGGCGGCAAGTCCCAGGAGGCTACGGTGCTGTTTTCGGATATCCGCAGCTTCACGACTCTGTCCGAGACTCTGGGGGCAGAGGAAACCGTGTCCATGCTCAACGAATATTTCACCATCATGGTTGATATTCTGTTCGAGCATCAGGGCATTCTGGATAAATACATCGGCGATGCCATCATGGCTGTGTTCGGTACCCCGTTTGCCACCGGGCATGACGAGGATAACGCCGTCAGCGCAGCCGTGGACATGATGCGTGCCCTCTACGCCTTCAATATCGATCGAGCGAGTCGCGGCAAGCAGACCGTGAACATCGGCATCGGTGTGAATACCAACCCCGTGGTGGTGGGCAACATCGGTTCGCTGAGACGGATGGATTACACGGCCATTGGCGACGGGGTTAATCTGGCGGCACGGTTGGAGTCGGCCTGCAAGACCTATCGTTCCAATATCCTGGTCAGTGAATTTACCTGCGCCAAATTGCAGGATAGCTATATCATGCGTGAGGCGGACCGGATGACGGTCAAGGGCAAGACCCGCCCGGTGGCCGTGTACGAGGTGCTGGATTTTCATACATCCGAGACCTTCCCGCATATGGAGCAGGCACTGGAGTTTTTTGCCAAGGGCCAACAGGTGTGTCGTGGGCGTGATTTTGAAGGAGCGTTGGCCCTGTTTGAGCAGGTTCTGGGGCTTCATCCCGGAGACGGGCTTTCGTCGGTCTGGGCAGAGCGCTGCCGCTATTATCTGGAGAATCCTCCGCCAGAGGATTGGGATGGAAGCTGGGTCATGCTGACCAAGTAG
- a CDS encoding ADP-ribosylglycohydrolase family protein, with the protein MSIYTNKALAGLKASLAADSLSLGPHWIYDTALIEQRFGRIESLSAPGPDSYHKNRTAGDFTHYGDQTFALLKAVSESRGFTVEAWFGTWKRLMSGYDGYVDGATRNTLSRIDYGDGPDGCGSNSSDLAGASRIAPVILAHHDDLEALVDAARLQTRLTHNNILVLESAEFFARTAHGVIHGASPIEAMQQATKANYVSAPVTDWLEKGLALKETDSVAAIAQFGQSCNVNGAFPGVVQIIARHEDNLAEALTVNAMAGGDSAARGLLIGLILGAALDQEALPAQWFNGLNKAADIERLAGALL; encoded by the coding sequence ATGTCCATCTATACCAATAAAGCCCTGGCCGGTCTCAAGGCCTCTCTCGCCGCTGACTCCCTGTCGCTGGGGCCTCATTGGATCTATGATACGGCTCTTATCGAACAACGCTTCGGACGCATTGAGTCACTCTCGGCCCCCGGACCGGATTCGTATCACAAGAATCGCACTGCCGGAGACTTCACTCATTATGGAGACCAGACCTTTGCCTTGCTCAAGGCCGTGTCGGAGAGCAGGGGATTCACTGTCGAAGCCTGGTTCGGCACATGGAAACGGCTGATGTCAGGGTATGACGGCTACGTGGATGGAGCCACACGCAACACTCTTTCACGTATCGATTACGGTGATGGGCCGGATGGTTGTGGGTCCAATTCAAGTGATCTGGCCGGGGCATCACGCATTGCCCCGGTGATTCTCGCCCATCACGATGACCTGGAGGCACTGGTGGATGCAGCACGCTTGCAGACCCGCCTGACCCATAACAACATTCTAGTACTCGAATCCGCCGAGTTCTTCGCTCGCACCGCCCATGGCGTCATTCACGGCGCCTCCCCCATCGAGGCCATGCAACAAGCCACCAAAGCCAACTACGTGAGTGCACCCGTGACGGATTGGCTGGAGAAAGGACTTGCCCTCAAGGAGACAGACAGCGTCGCCGCCATCGCGCAGTTCGGACAAAGCTGTAACGTCAATGGAGCTTTCCCGGGAGTGGTTCAAATCATCGCCCGACACGAGGACAATCTGGCTGAAGCACTCACGGTCAACGCCATGGCTGGTGGCGACAGTGCCGCACGCGGCCTGCTGATCGGATTGATATTGGGGGCGGCATTGGATCAGGAGGCCCTGCCTGCACAGTGGTTCAATGGCTTGAACAAGGCCGCTGATATCGAAAGGTTGGCTGGTGCCCTGCTCTAG
- a CDS encoding sigma-54 interaction domain-containing protein, which yields MTVRHMNFFKLLSGEVSPQQLLLKFLLLLLELQNVERGSIWVRDGDNFTCLEAVGEESDNIKGMSISKSKESIVGWVMKNGRMTIAEAGRDKRHFKQVEEAMAVKSSLILAYPLFLKDSSVYGVIEVIDTSTGGRSMNLSEEYLDFLQNLVDIGSIALSNSVEFSSQAQENSELKKTIEIMSGQRMVAGPSPSFQKALHHCRNYAGNDYPVLVTGESGVGKEVLAREIHRMSNRCNKPFLVQNCSSIPRTLLASELFGYRKGAFTGAYRDKEGLFEAANGGTVFLDEIGDMSTDLQASLLRVLQDNEIKPLGGNRATKVDVRIISATNKDLRLAIDERTFREDLFFRLNVLPVTVPPLCERSEDIPYLLAHFIRRESVLLGMEPKPVSPEALSMLMAYPWPGNIRELENMVKLVLVSCDGPEIGPSDLPPTIAAGLAEGPFGRPVPTTQPPDPQAVYSGKDWENVERDYANHLLEKHRWVISRAAREAGLKRSTFDSRLKKLGIRKTN from the coding sequence ATGACTGTCCGACACATGAATTTTTTCAAGCTCCTCTCCGGTGAAGTCTCACCCCAGCAACTCCTGCTCAAATTCCTGCTACTGCTTCTGGAACTCCAGAACGTCGAGCGGGGCTCCATCTGGGTTCGTGACGGCGACAACTTCACCTGTCTGGAGGCTGTGGGTGAAGAGAGTGACAATATCAAAGGGATGTCCATCTCCAAGAGCAAGGAAAGTATCGTTGGCTGGGTCATGAAAAATGGCCGAATGACCATCGCCGAAGCCGGGCGCGACAAACGCCACTTCAAACAGGTGGAAGAGGCCATGGCCGTCAAAAGCTCCCTGATTTTGGCCTATCCGTTGTTTCTCAAGGATTCATCGGTCTACGGCGTGATCGAGGTCATCGATACCAGCACCGGAGGCCGGAGCATGAACCTTTCCGAGGAGTATCTCGACTTCCTGCAAAACCTGGTGGATATCGGCTCCATCGCCCTCTCCAACTCCGTGGAGTTTTCCTCCCAGGCCCAGGAAAACAGCGAGCTCAAAAAGACCATCGAGATCATGTCGGGCCAGCGCATGGTGGCCGGCCCAAGCCCCAGCTTCCAGAAAGCTCTGCATCATTGCCGCAATTATGCAGGCAATGACTACCCGGTGCTCGTCACTGGCGAATCAGGCGTGGGCAAGGAAGTTCTGGCCCGCGAAATTCATCGCATGAGTAACCGCTGCAACAAGCCCTTCCTTGTACAGAACTGCAGTTCCATCCCGCGTACGCTCCTGGCCAGCGAACTTTTCGGCTACCGCAAAGGCGCCTTCACCGGTGCATACAGAGATAAGGAAGGATTATTTGAAGCTGCCAACGGAGGCACAGTCTTTCTGGATGAAATCGGAGACATGTCCACGGATTTGCAGGCCAGCCTGCTGCGTGTGTTGCAGGACAACGAAATCAAGCCTCTGGGTGGCAACAGGGCAACAAAAGTGGACGTTCGAATCATCTCCGCCACCAACAAGGATCTGCGCCTGGCTATCGACGAAAGGACCTTCCGCGAGGACCTCTTCTTCCGCCTGAACGTCCTGCCCGTGACTGTTCCGCCTCTGTGCGAACGCAGCGAGGACATCCCCTATCTCCTCGCACACTTCATCCGCCGAGAATCCGTCCTGCTGGGCATGGAACCCAAGCCCGTCTCCCCAGAGGCTCTCTCCATGCTGATGGCGTATCCCTGGCCGGGCAATATCCGAGAGTTGGAGAACATGGTCAAACTGGTGCTCGTCTCCTGTGACGGGCCGGAAATTGGCCCCTCTGACCTGCCCCCAACCATCGCCGCAGGATTGGCCGAAGGCCCCTTCGGTCGCCCCGTGCCCACAACCCAGCCCCCGGATCCACAAGCGGTTTACTCCGGGAAGGATTGGGAGAATGTGGAACGTGATTATGCCAACCACCTTTTGGAAAAACATCGCTGGGTCATCAGCCGCGCAGCTCGCGAAGCGGGGCTCAAGCGCAGCACGTTTGACTCCCGCCTCAAAAAACTGGGAATCCGCAAGACGAATTAA
- a CDS encoding alpha/beta hydrolase family protein: MAEDPIYHVGLVRLDEIPPPVPRAAVRPEAPSLRAVPDTVVPQSVPPAPKAVPTSKPSAPAPATPKLEPVPESVPPALPAPKVISSRMNPNIGLLEQMRDDLPPPPRPEDLPVAVEKDGTVYVAGTHGFATFADTFNLERCGADTFEPEDFFGHYRVGSRRFVSVIDGLDKFGGFLFYDSQTGMFRKLKQVSNMIFTYGPSFSREGPVAGSVTILPKKDRYQNKYIKKPNQLIWLPEDPPMRYGTLIEFAETELNFDSAGTTLTGTLITRPEGGRVPGVVLTFCTGCIRRDQARGFAQALALHGLAVLIYDVRTCVGPPAQGEAGLRVLGEDALAAVRALRSRPEVDPDRVGLWGKDNGAQVALAAASMGVEADFLVLTYAQAGPVNKVSLPPPPRPGGVLVPALWLFSGTRPKTLWREHMAAVEHERSTRGRDFNIMVLPDETEQGAPDAPALQPLSLRYGGRAAPWIKGLR, translated from the coding sequence ATGGCCGAGGACCCCATCTATCATGTGGGGCTGGTGCGGTTGGATGAGATTCCGCCTCCTGTGCCTCGTGCTGCAGTTCGCCCAGAAGCCCCCTCCTTGCGCGCAGTACCGGATACCGTTGTTCCACAGTCTGTGCCCCCTGCGCCGAAAGCGGTTCCAACATCCAAACCTTCGGCTCCGGCTCCAGCGACACCAAAGCTCGAACCCGTGCCCGAGTCTGTGCCCCCGGCGCTGCCCGCTCCCAAGGTGATCAGTTCTCGCATGAATCCCAACATCGGCCTGTTGGAGCAGATGCGTGATGACCTGCCACCACCTCCACGCCCCGAAGACCTCCCCGTAGCCGTGGAAAAGGACGGTACCGTTTACGTTGCGGGCACCCATGGTTTTGCCACATTTGCCGATACCTTCAATCTTGAGCGCTGCGGGGCGGACACCTTTGAGCCTGAGGATTTTTTTGGTCATTACCGGGTGGGCTCCAGGCGGTTTGTAAGTGTCATCGACGGGTTGGATAAATTTGGTGGATTTCTGTTCTATGATTCGCAAACAGGCATGTTTCGCAAGCTGAAGCAGGTCTCCAACATGATCTTCACCTATGGGCCCAGCTTTAGTCGCGAAGGTCCCGTGGCCGGGTCCGTGACCATCCTGCCCAAGAAGGATCGCTATCAGAATAAATACATCAAGAAGCCCAATCAGTTGATCTGGCTACCCGAGGACCCTCCCATGCGGTATGGGACGCTCATTGAGTTTGCCGAAACGGAATTGAACTTCGATAGCGCAGGGACAACCTTAACGGGAACACTGATTACCCGCCCGGAGGGAGGTCGTGTGCCTGGGGTGGTCCTGACGTTCTGCACGGGGTGCATCCGGCGTGATCAGGCCCGTGGTTTTGCCCAGGCCTTAGCCCTGCACGGGCTCGCTGTGTTGATTTACGATGTGCGCACCTGCGTGGGGCCTCCCGCTCAGGGGGAGGCCGGTCTGCGCGTGTTGGGCGAGGATGCTCTGGCCGCTGTGCGCGCCTTGCGCAGCCGTCCGGAAGTCGATCCCGACCGGGTGGGGCTGTGGGGCAAGGACAACGGAGCCCAAGTGGCCCTGGCTGCGGCGTCCATGGGTGTTGAGGCGGATTTTCTTGTGTTGACCTATGCCCAGGCCGGACCGGTGAATAAGGTGTCTCTGCCACCTCCGCCGAGACCCGGTGGGGTTCTGGTTCCTGCCCTATGGCTGTTCTCGGGAACCCGGCCCAAGACGCTGTGGCGGGAACACATGGCAGCGGTGGAGCACGAACGATCCACGCGCGGGAGGGATTTCAATATCATGGTGCTGCCTGATGAGACCGAACAGGGTGCTCCTGATGCCCCGGCTCTGCAGCCCCTGTCCCTTCGCTATGGTGGACGCGCTGCCCCTTGGATCAAAGGACTGCGTTAA
- a CDS encoding class I SAM-dependent methyltransferase: MRSPIQDNPAPDTATWYDDHARSFFDETVEIELPHSYDAFLPRIPPGGAILDAGCGSGRDSKRFAEMGYQVEAFDASQKMIDLARQHSNLNIRRLEFQDVDFPPRFDGVFANASLLHVPTVELPGILKRLAAALKPAGVFFASFKHGQGEYFKDEQLYVCLQDETSLKLAVTQCELLTLQRTWTTPDNRPGRSSEQWLHMLGIRNLTLK; the protein is encoded by the coding sequence ATGCGTTCACCAATCCAAGACAACCCGGCGCCAGACACTGCCACTTGGTATGACGACCACGCACGTTCCTTCTTTGATGAAACGGTGGAAATTGAACTGCCCCATAGCTATGATGCCTTTCTGCCGCGCATTCCCCCGGGCGGGGCCATCCTTGATGCAGGATGCGGATCGGGCCGCGACAGCAAGCGCTTTGCGGAAATGGGGTACCAGGTCGAGGCCTTTGACGCCTCACAGAAAATGATCGATCTGGCCCGGCAGCATTCAAACCTGAACATCAGACGCCTTGAATTTCAGGATGTGGATTTCCCCCCCAGATTTGATGGGGTCTTTGCCAATGCATCGCTTCTGCATGTCCCGACCGTAGAGTTGCCAGGAATTCTGAAACGACTCGCAGCAGCGCTCAAACCAGCCGGAGTCTTCTTTGCCTCGTTCAAACATGGGCAGGGTGAATACTTCAAGGACGAACAACTCTACGTCTGCCTTCAGGACGAGACGAGCCTTAAATTGGCCGTCACGCAATGCGAACTGCTCACACTCCAACGCACCTGGACAACACCGGACAACCGGCCCGGCAGAAGCAGTGAACAATGGCTGCACATGCTGGGCATTCGCAATCTCACATTAAAATAG
- a CDS encoding sensor histidine kinase produces the protein MHQNNGITILSIDDEEVIRESIEAYLEDSGYTIIQAENGRVGLEVFRNAHPDLVLVDLRMPEVDGLDVLAKVTSERPLTPIIVVSGTGVLHDAIEALRLGAWDYVTKPIQDMAVLEHAVVKALERAELLQQRDQYQTHLESEVARRTAELTAANQRLEQEVTERERAQEQIRKSLDEKEVMLKEIHHRVKNNLQIISSLLYLQSQQIEDPGQRELFMQSRDRVRSMALVHEKLYQSGDLARIDYKNYLETITKALMQTYRDQNRKVRLDLDLEQIFIPVDSAIPCSLLVNELLTNSMKHAFTDRATGTICLSLRQLEGGVQLKVSDDGIGFPQGLDYRQTETLGMQLVVNLVGQLRGEIQEDFTSGTTFIITFPL, from the coding sequence ATGCATCAAAATAACGGCATCACAATCCTCTCGATCGATGACGAAGAAGTCATCCGTGAAAGCATCGAAGCCTATCTGGAAGACAGCGGCTACACCATCATCCAGGCAGAAAACGGACGCGTTGGACTGGAAGTATTCCGCAATGCCCACCCGGATCTGGTTCTGGTGGATTTGCGCATGCCCGAAGTTGACGGGCTGGATGTCCTGGCCAAAGTCACCAGCGAGCGCCCCTTGACCCCCATCATTGTCGTCTCTGGAACCGGCGTGCTCCACGACGCCATCGAGGCCTTGCGTCTGGGAGCCTGGGACTATGTGACCAAGCCCATTCAGGACATGGCAGTGCTGGAACATGCCGTAGTCAAGGCCCTGGAGCGAGCCGAACTGCTCCAACAGCGCGATCAGTACCAGACCCATCTGGAATCGGAAGTTGCCCGCCGCACAGCCGAATTGACCGCAGCCAACCAGAGACTTGAGCAGGAAGTCACCGAGCGCGAACGTGCCCAGGAACAAATCAGAAAATCCTTGGATGAAAAGGAGGTTATGCTCAAGGAAATCCACCACAGAGTGAAAAACAACCTGCAGATCATTTCCAGCCTGCTGTACCTCCAATCTCAACAGATCGAGGACCCGGGCCAACGGGAACTGTTCATGCAAAGCCGTGACAGGGTTCGGTCCATGGCACTGGTCCATGAGAAGCTCTACCAATCCGGCGATTTGGCGCGCATTGACTACAAGAATTATCTGGAGACTATCACCAAGGCCCTGATGCAGACCTATCGCGATCAGAACCGCAAGGTGCGCCTTGACCTCGACCTCGAGCAAATCTTCATTCCCGTGGATTCAGCCATCCCGTGCAGCCTGCTGGTCAACGAATTGCTCACCAATTCCATGAAGCACGCGTTCACGGACCGGGCCACCGGAACCATCTGTCTCTCCCTTCGACAACTCGAAGGTGGCGTCCAGCTCAAGGTCAGTGACGATGGAATCGGCTTCCCTCAAGGGCTGGACTACCGGCAGACCGAAACCCTGGGCATGCAGCTCGTAGTCAACCTCGTGGGACAACTGCGCGGCGAAATCCAGGAAGACTTTACCAGCGGGACCACGTTTATCATCACATTTCCCCTGTAA
- a CDS encoding Fur family transcriptional regulator: protein MRGEDLLRDSGLRATSIRVRVLEAVVDASGALAQAEILDRVQEQGDADRVSVYRALDALVERHLVVRTSGPDRSYRYCSGDAGACAHSHFYCSRCGAMRCLPPGAFTLDSDLLPEDSVVDRIEMRVEGLCGDCRMKKTHE from the coding sequence ATGAGAGGTGAAGACCTGCTTCGCGATTCGGGGCTGAGGGCCACATCCATTCGTGTTCGTGTGCTGGAGGCCGTCGTGGATGCCTCTGGTGCATTGGCTCAGGCGGAAATCCTGGATCGTGTGCAGGAACAGGGCGATGCGGACCGGGTCAGCGTCTATCGCGCTCTGGATGCGTTGGTTGAACGGCATCTGGTGGTGCGGACCTCGGGGCCGGATAGAAGCTATCGATATTGCTCGGGAGATGCTGGCGCATGTGCACATAGCCATTTTTATTGTAGCCGCTGCGGAGCCATGCGTTGCCTGCCACCTGGGGCCTTTACCCTGGATTCGGACCTGTTGCCCGAGGATTCCGTTGTAGACCGTATCGAGATGCGTGTGGAGGGGCTTTGCGGTGATTGCCGCATGAAGAAAACCCACGAGTAG
- a CDS encoding metal ABC transporter permease, whose protein sequence is MIEALSYEFMRNALYAGLLASVVCGVIGTLVVVNRIVFLAGAVAHAAYGGVGLAYFLGWPVLPCTVGFSVAAGGLMAGATAKGMDKADRFIGALWAGGMALGILLLDFTPGYNVDLMSFLFGSIMAVPRADIWMMLALDVLIIVLVLYFYKDFMALSFDREFAATRGIPVLMLHFLMLAMVGASVVMVIRVVGLILVIALLTIPSSIALSRARSLGGMMALSTVLAAVFCMIGLALAYALNLTSGAAIISVAVVGQALDALWRKVAHSGEGEA, encoded by the coding sequence ATGATTGAGGCTCTGTCTTACGAATTCATGCGTAACGCCCTGTATGCCGGATTGCTGGCCAGTGTGGTCTGCGGGGTGATTGGTACGCTGGTGGTGGTCAACCGTATCGTTTTTTTGGCAGGAGCCGTGGCTCATGCCGCCTATGGCGGTGTCGGGCTGGCCTATTTTCTGGGCTGGCCGGTCTTGCCGTGCACGGTGGGATTCTCGGTGGCCGCAGGTGGACTCATGGCTGGGGCCACGGCCAAGGGTATGGACAAGGCCGATCGCTTTATTGGTGCGTTGTGGGCTGGTGGAATGGCGTTGGGTATTCTGCTTCTTGACTTCACACCGGGCTACAACGTGGATTTGATGAGCTTTTTGTTTGGCAGCATCATGGCCGTTCCGCGGGCCGACATCTGGATGATGCTTGCTCTTGATGTTTTGATCATTGTGCTGGTCCTGTACTTCTACAAGGACTTCATGGCGTTGTCCTTTGACCGTGAATTTGCCGCAACGCGCGGGATTCCGGTCCTGATGCTGCATTTTCTGATGCTGGCCATGGTGGGTGCCTCTGTGGTCATGGTCATTAGGGTGGTGGGATTGATCCTGGTGATTGCCCTGCTGACGATTCCTTCGAGCATTGCTCTGTCTCGTGCCCGATCCTTGGGTGGCATGATGGCCTTGTCTACGGTGTTGGCGGCAGTATTCTGCATGATTGGTCTGGCCCTAGCCTATGCCCTGAATCTGACTTCCGGCGCGGCGATCATCAGCGTCGCTGTTGTGGGGCAGGCTCTGGATGCCCTCTGGCGCAAGGTGGCCCATAGCGGGGAGGGCGAAGCATGA
- a CDS encoding metal ABC transporter ATP-binding protein: MSEPVIEVRDLDFGYEGGPAILQGAHLTVRRGEYVAVLGPNGGGKSTLIKLLLGILEPEAGTIRVLGKTPAKVAGRLGYMPQYSGIGRELPARVIDMALMGLLDGTSRWFHWTRDERRRAERALDRVGMLSLKDRRITRLSGGQRQRALIARALVSDPEILFLDEPTASVDAEGRCALLELLAELNREVTIVYVSHDLSVVASGAHSVACVNGSVHFHPRPEITREMLTMMYGDKHTCPVEVFTHGDVPHRVVPHHGAPGCCPDREGHGAPSDGGHDHD; the protein is encoded by the coding sequence ATGTCTGAACCGGTCATAGAAGTTCGGGATCTTGATTTTGGTTATGAAGGTGGCCCTGCGATTCTGCAGGGAGCGCACCTGACGGTCCGGCGAGGGGAATATGTTGCTGTACTGGGGCCCAACGGCGGAGGCAAGAGTACTCTGATCAAACTGTTGCTGGGGATTCTGGAGCCGGAGGCCGGGACCATCCGCGTTCTGGGCAAGACTCCAGCCAAGGTTGCCGGGCGCTTGGGCTATATGCCGCAGTATTCAGGGATTGGGCGTGAGCTCCCGGCGCGGGTTATCGATATGGCCCTGATGGGCCTCCTTGATGGTACCAGTCGTTGGTTCCACTGGACTCGGGATGAACGCCGGCGGGCTGAACGCGCCTTGGACAGGGTGGGGATGTTGTCCCTGAAGGATCGACGGATTACCAGGCTTTCCGGCGGGCAGCGCCAAAGGGCTCTTATTGCTCGGGCACTGGTCTCGGACCCGGAGATTTTGTTTCTGGATGAACCCACCGCCAGCGTGGATGCAGAGGGCCGCTGTGCCCTGTTGGAATTGCTGGCCGAATTGAATCGGGAAGTGACCATCGTCTATGTGAGCCATGATCTTTCCGTGGTTGCCAGTGGTGCGCATTCCGTGGCCTGCGTCAATGGCAGCGTGCATTTTCATCCGCGCCCGGAGATTACCCGCGAGATGCTGACCATGATGTATGGCGACAAGCATACCTGCCCGGTGGAAGTGTTCACCCATGGGGATGTGCCGCACCGTGTCGTGCCGCACCACGGCGCACCGGGATGTTGCCCGGACCGTGAAGGCCATGGAGCCCCATCCGATGGAGGTCATGATCATGATTGA